The Halomonas sp. THAF5a genome segment TCGTCGGCGAGGGTGTGCGGGATGAAGCCGTAGTTGGCCGGGTAGAACATCGGGGTGGCCATGAAGCGATCGACCAGCAGGGCGCCCATGTCCTTGTCGATCTCGTACTTGATCGGCGAGTGGTTGGCCGGGATCTCGATCGCCACGTAGATGTCGTTGGGGAGATCCTTGCCGGCGGGGATGTTGTCGAAGTTCATCGTCGCTTCCTTGGGTTGGCAATGCTAGTGCGGGGCGAATCGGAGTGGTGGAAAAATCCGCCGAATTATACGAAGCCGGCGCGGCGATTACCAATCGACCATAGGTGGCATGCCGCCTCCGTTCGTCGATGGGCCAGGCGTGTAAGCAGGGTGTATCATGGGTCCCCGATGGAAGGCGTCGGCCAACGGCCGGCGGATCGCGTCGCTTGCGAGGAGAACGCCTTGACCCCCCTGCACCTGTCGCTGAGCTACGGCCAGGCCTTCGTGGCGCCCGACCGGCGCCGGCATCGCAGCTCCATGTCGGTGCGTCTGCCCGACCCCCCGCTGCTCTCGGCCAAGGGCGCCTGCGCGCTGATCAGCGACTCGACCTCGCGCAACACCCTGGCCAAGCAGGCCGGCGATCTCAGCGTCAAGGGCTTTCTGGCCGACTACTTCTCTACCCCGGACCACTGGGACGTCAAGGCCTCGGCGACCCGAGTGCTGCGGGCGCTCAACGCCTGGTGCTTCAGCCAGAATCACCGGATCTCGGACGGCAGCTACGTCTCCTCGCTCTCCGCCATGGTCTTCCGCGGGCGAGAGGCGCACCTCTTCCACATGGGCGACACCGTGGTGTTCCGCCTGCGCGGCGCCGAGTTCGAGCAGCTCTCCCGGGACCACGTCACCGACCTGGGCGGCTATCGCTACCCCTCCCGGGCCATGGGCATGGACAGCGGCCTGGAGATCGATTATTCGAGCCTGCCCCTCAAGCAGGGCGACATCTTCCTGTTCACGACCCAGGCGGTGCAGGGCACCCTGATGCCCTCGGACTACGTGCGGCTGATCCGCGAGGATGCCAGCGACCTGGATGCCGCCTGCGAACGGCTTGCCGCCGCGGCTCGCGAGCGGGCCCAGGAGCGCGGCTACGGCAGCGACCAGTTCTGCTTCCAGCTGGTGCGCATCGATGCCCTGCCCGACGCCGCGGAGGAGCAGCCCGGCCGGGTCTACGGCGACCTGCCGATTCCCCCGGAGCTGGCCCCGGGGGAGCGCCTGGACGGGCTCGAGGTGCTGTCGGTGCTGTCGCGTACCGCCCAGTCGCGGGTCTACCACGTGCGCGACGTGCACAGCGGGCGCGAGATGGTGATGAAGGCCCCGAGCCCGGAGCTCTCCAGCCGCAACGCCTACCTGGAGCACTTCCTGCTGCAGCAGTGGGTGGTGGAGCGGGTTTCCTCGCCCTTCGTGGTGAGGATCATGGAGTCCTCGCGGCCGCGACGCTTTCTCTACTACCTGATGGCCCACGTGCGGGGCAGCACCCTGACCGACTGGGCCCGCCAGCATCCCCAGGCGAGCCTCGAGCAGCGCCTGGACATCGCCAACCAGCTGGGCAAGGCGGTGCAGGCG includes the following:
- a CDS encoding bifunctional protein-serine/threonine kinase/phosphatase, whose product is MSVRLPDPPLLSAKGACALISDSTSRNTLAKQAGDLSVKGFLADYFSTPDHWDVKASATRVLRALNAWCFSQNHRISDGSYVSSLSAMVFRGREAHLFHMGDTVVFRLRGAEFEQLSRDHVTDLGGYRYPSRAMGMDSGLEIDYSSLPLKQGDIFLFTTQAVQGTLMPSDYVRLIREDASDLDAACERLAAAARERAQERGYGSDQFCFQLVRIDALPDAAEEQPGRVYGDLPIPPELAPGERLDGLEVLSVLSRTAQSRVYHVRDVHSGREMVMKAPSPELSSRNAYLEHFLLQQWVVERVSSPFVVRIMESSRPRRFLYYLMAHVRGSTLTDWARQHPQASLEQRLDIANQLGKAVQALHHRDLLHQRIHPDNVLIDLHGQVVLADFSACHLRDVDGHRRSRGLVRQLGLTEHSAPEYALDDQVGRRSDQYSLASTIYWLLTGELPYALAPHRLRSHTDLEQLAYRSARTLNPEVTVALDDALRRALDPQRALRFRRMSEFRRALRPPRETGGGARRPGERASFWQGVAGILLLLLVLSWLLR